In the Muricauda sp. MAR_2010_75 genome, one interval contains:
- a CDS encoding AraC family transcriptional regulator, which yields MENEHLLKNVHREITPLAPEDSFLVFDRLKQDFDFPIHFHPEFELNFISNGKGVRRIVGDNLEEIDDIELVLVGPNLVHGWEMHRCTSREIHEITIQFHEDLFDDKLLSRAIFKPIRDMFYRANHGILFSKKISTDTMPRIIRLSKTANIDYFLELISILHDLANSRNQRLLSTNVSQLNDFENSKKIKKVYEYIQENFDRKISLGEISELVNMSVVSFNRFIKKRTGKTFIEYINDTRISYASRWLIETDLSIGEIGYKCGFNNMANFNRVFKKVKGTTPSSYRAEFIGIRRVL from the coding sequence ATGGAAAATGAGCATCTTTTGAAAAATGTACACAGGGAGATAACCCCCCTTGCGCCCGAGGACAGTTTTTTGGTATTTGATCGGTTGAAGCAAGATTTTGATTTTCCGATTCATTTTCATCCTGAATTTGAACTCAATTTTATAAGCAATGGAAAAGGGGTGAGGCGGATTGTTGGGGACAACCTTGAGGAGATTGATGACATTGAACTGGTCCTGGTGGGCCCCAACTTGGTGCACGGGTGGGAAATGCATAGGTGCACATCAAGGGAAATCCATGAAATAACCATCCAGTTCCATGAGGATCTTTTTGATGATAAGTTGCTTTCAAGGGCCATTTTTAAACCTATAAGGGACATGTTCTATCGTGCAAATCACGGAATTCTTTTTTCCAAAAAGATTTCAACGGACACAATGCCCAGGATCATACGCCTTTCCAAAACCGCAAATATTGACTATTTCCTTGAACTCATCTCCATTTTACACGACCTGGCCAATTCTAGAAACCAAAGATTGCTCTCCACCAATGTATCACAGTTGAATGATTTTGAGAACAGTAAAAAAATAAAAAAGGTATATGAGTATATCCAAGAGAACTTTGACCGAAAAATTTCCCTTGGTGAAATTTCGGAATTGGTAAATATGAGCGTAGTTTCCTTCAATAGGTTCATCAAGAAAAGAACCGGAAAGACATTTATTGAATATATCAACGATACCCGTATCAGTTATGCTTCCCGGTGGTTGATAGAAACCGATCTGAGCATCGGTGAAATTGGCTACAAGTGCGGTTTCAACAATATGGCGAACTTCAACAGGGTCTTTAAGAAGGTAAAAGGTACAACCCCAAGCTCCTATAGAGCAGAATTCATAGGTATAAGAAGAGTGTTATGA
- a CDS encoding AGE family epimerase/isomerase produces MKTIRTLSFFAIIFVLGCTTEKRNTPVNDDMVLEFQTAANDQLLDKWYPLVLDTVDGGYYSEVTFDFKLGERHDKMIVTQARHIWTTATAAMHDGDKEKEYLSYAEHGFKFLRDHMWDGKNGGFHNLVTKKGKPIVRPGEAKTAYGNSFAIYGLAVYYAVSKNGEALDLAKQAFRWLEEHSHDSIYKGYYQSMDINGTPIVRTGDFPSTSDIGYKDQNSSIHLLEALTALYKVWPDPLVGERVGELLVLIRDSITTNKGYMNLFFEADWTPVTFVDTPKDTIQKHYYLDHVSFGHDVETAYLMLEASEALGGLQFDQTLKKGKIMVDHAITNGWDNKHGGFYDGGYYYAGDEKLSIVNYDKNWWSQAEGLNSLLMMDTYFPKDSINYRAYFDKLWQYTNTYIMDPDHGGWYEWGIDTRPETKFQPKGHIWKGAYHNYRALVNCAGRLEQNNMD; encoded by the coding sequence ATGAAAACTATTCGGACCCTATCTTTTTTTGCCATAATATTTGTTTTGGGCTGTACCACCGAGAAAAGAAACACCCCTGTCAATGACGATATGGTATTGGAATTCCAAACCGCTGCCAACGATCAATTACTGGATAAGTGGTATCCTCTGGTGCTGGACACAGTGGATGGTGGCTATTATAGTGAAGTGACCTTTGATTTTAAGTTAGGGGAACGGCATGACAAGATGATCGTTACCCAGGCCCGGCATATCTGGACCACTGCTACCGCAGCAATGCATGATGGTGATAAGGAAAAGGAATATCTTTCCTATGCGGAACACGGATTCAAGTTTTTGCGCGATCACATGTGGGACGGAAAAAATGGCGGGTTCCATAATTTGGTGACCAAAAAAGGAAAGCCCATAGTCCGTCCAGGTGAAGCCAAAACAGCATATGGAAACTCATTTGCAATTTATGGGTTGGCGGTTTATTATGCCGTTTCAAAAAATGGGGAGGCATTGGATTTGGCCAAACAGGCTTTTCGCTGGTTGGAAGAGCATAGCCATGACAGCATATATAAAGGATATTATCAATCCATGGACATAAATGGAACACCTATTGTACGAACTGGAGATTTTCCATCGACTTCGGATATCGGGTATAAGGACCAAAACAGTTCAATACATCTCTTGGAGGCGTTGACGGCCCTTTACAAAGTATGGCCTGATCCATTGGTGGGGGAACGGGTCGGGGAACTCCTTGTTTTGATACGCGACTCCATTACTACCAATAAGGGGTACATGAACTTGTTCTTCGAGGCGGATTGGACGCCCGTAACTTTTGTTGATACACCCAAGGATACCATTCAAAAACATTATTACCTTGACCATGTTTCCTTTGGCCATGATGTTGAGACCGCCTATCTTATGCTGGAAGCTTCCGAGGCACTTGGCGGTCTACAATTCGACCAAACTTTAAAAAAGGGAAAAATAATGGTGGACCATGCCATTACGAATGGTTGGGACAACAAACATGGGGGCTTCTATGATGGAGGATATTATTATGCAGGGGATGAAAAACTGAGCATCGTAAATTATGATAAAAATTGGTGGTCGCAAGCAGAAGGCTTGAACAGCCTCTTGATGATGGACACTTACTTTCCAAAAGATTCAATAAATTATAGAGCATATTTTGACAAATTATGGCAGTATACCAATACGTATATCATGGATCCCGATCATGGAGGGTGGTATGAGTGGGGAATTGATACCAGACCTGAAACCAAATTTCAGCCCAAAGGCCATATTTGGAAAGGGGCTTACCACAATTATAGGGCACTGGTCAATTGTGCAGGCCGACTTGAACAAAACAATATGGATTGA
- a CDS encoding glycoside hydrolase family 9 protein yields MKFFPLVFLFFTIAMVHAQKSNDLQNQDFIINDLEYLERRGANVMLAHDFYPESHQGGVGIIQNGIRVATNGDLRLEAAPGQWQPVPKVGERNVDREKQEISVRMAYPDESKDKKGFNPIDYPDLNFAYTLKVVPSGKSFKIIVDLEEPLPEEWIGRVGMNLELFPGVLFGKSYYMDRSFGLFNRQANGPGSKNAHGIYELEPMAMGKKLVIAPEEPGQTLVIKNMNGSPLQLLDGRAQHSNGWFIVRSLIAPGATKNAVQWLVTPKTLENFTYSPVVQVSQVGYHPSQQKIAVIETDKNDETVEKAHLFQVGENGELNEVLSKTPKSWGGFLRYRYYQFDFSEIKEPGMYQIGYGQYTSHPFQISSTVYQRHVWQPTLEYFLPVQMCHMRVNDRYKVWHGLCHMDDARMAPINTNHFDGYLQGPETLTQYLSGEHVPGINIGGWHDAGDYDLRVESQASTIHGLSQIYEIFAVDYDNTAINQSNRTVDLLTPDGKPDILQQIEHGALSIVGGYKSMGRFYRGIIVPTLGQYVLLGDPVNHSDNKIFSNEEEDNKIALGQSGAPDDRWVFTEKNPFRELGTAAALAATARALKGYNDTLAEDCSSIALEVWNLTKVENPLLKVGLAAELLQTTEDKKYADYLVEHGDAIANAISRMGWIVGPVLPLVDDSAFHKKITDSVHGYFKEVENLGNKTPYGIPYEPNIWGAGWGIQNFGVRQYFLHTSFPQIFPKTYMLNAMNFILGVHPGINTSSFASGVGSRSLTQAYGVNRGDFSFIPGGIGSGTALIRPDFPELLEWPFLWQQTEYVLGGGTTDYLFLILAADELLNKP; encoded by the coding sequence ATGAAGTTTTTCCCACTTGTTTTTCTATTTTTCACCATTGCAATGGTGCATGCCCAGAAATCCAATGACCTCCAAAACCAAGATTTTATCATCAACGATTTGGAATACCTGGAGCGTAGGGGCGCCAATGTGATGCTTGCCCATGATTTTTACCCAGAAAGCCATCAAGGGGGTGTTGGCATCATCCAAAATGGCATTCGGGTGGCCACCAATGGTGACCTTAGACTTGAAGCCGCACCTGGACAATGGCAACCCGTTCCTAAAGTGGGTGAGCGGAACGTAGATCGTGAAAAACAGGAAATCAGCGTTAGGATGGCATATCCCGACGAATCCAAGGACAAAAAAGGGTTTAACCCCATTGATTACCCTGACCTGAATTTCGCATACACCTTAAAAGTGGTGCCATCCGGTAAATCCTTTAAAATAATTGTTGATCTTGAAGAACCCCTGCCCGAAGAATGGATTGGAAGGGTAGGGATGAATCTGGAACTGTTTCCCGGGGTCCTCTTCGGTAAGTCGTATTATATGGACCGATCTTTTGGATTGTTCAATCGCCAGGCCAATGGTCCAGGATCAAAAAATGCACATGGCATTTATGAACTCGAACCCATGGCCATGGGCAAGAAATTGGTCATCGCACCTGAAGAACCGGGTCAGACCCTGGTCATTAAAAACATGAACGGATCTCCGCTCCAACTTTTGGATGGGCGTGCCCAACACAGCAATGGATGGTTCATTGTACGTTCACTGATCGCTCCCGGAGCCACAAAAAATGCCGTGCAGTGGTTGGTTACACCCAAAACATTGGAAAATTTCACTTATAGTCCTGTTGTACAGGTATCCCAAGTGGGGTACCATCCTTCACAGCAAAAAATTGCCGTGATCGAAACGGACAAAAACGATGAAACCGTTGAGAAAGCCCATTTGTTCCAGGTTGGAGAAAATGGGGAGCTCAACGAGGTCCTGTCCAAGACCCCAAAGTCTTGGGGCGGTTTTTTAAGATATCGGTATTACCAATTTGATTTTTCGGAGATCAAAGAACCCGGAATGTACCAAATTGGTTACGGACAATATACTAGTCATCCGTTTCAAATAAGCAGCACCGTTTATCAGCGCCATGTTTGGCAGCCCACCTTGGAGTACTTTTTACCGGTACAGATGTGCCACATGCGGGTAAATGACCGATATAAGGTTTGGCATGGACTCTGTCACATGGACGATGCCCGGATGGCCCCCATCAATACCAATCATTTCGATGGGTATCTCCAAGGGCCTGAGACCCTGACCCAATACCTATCGGGAGAGCATGTCCCTGGGATCAATATAGGGGGTTGGCATGATGCGGGGGATTATGACCTCCGGGTAGAATCCCAGGCCTCCACCATCCATGGGCTTTCCCAGATTTACGAGATCTTTGCCGTCGATTATGACAACACTGCCATAAATCAGTCCAATAGGACCGTGGATTTATTGACCCCTGATGGGAAGCCGGATATTTTGCAGCAAATTGAACACGGGGCATTGTCCATCGTTGGGGGATACAAGAGCATGGGCCGATTCTACCGAGGTATCATCGTACCCACCTTGGGTCAATATGTACTGCTTGGGGACCCCGTGAACCACAGTGACAACAAAATATTTTCAAATGAGGAGGAAGACAATAAAATTGCCCTGGGTCAGTCCGGAGCTCCCGATGATCGATGGGTGTTCACGGAAAAGAACCCGTTCAGGGAGTTGGGAACCGCTGCAGCCTTGGCCGCGACTGCAAGGGCCCTAAAGGGGTACAACGATACTTTGGCAGAGGATTGTTCATCCATAGCACTTGAGGTATGGAATTTGACCAAAGTGGAAAACCCCCTTTTGAAAGTCGGACTGGCCGCCGAACTTTTACAGACCACAGAGGATAAAAAATATGCTGATTATTTGGTGGAACACGGTGATGCGATCGCCAATGCCATTTCAAGGATGGGATGGATAGTGGGCCCTGTGCTGCCCCTTGTGGACGACTCGGCCTTCCATAAGAAAATCACGGATTCCGTACATGGTTACTTTAAGGAAGTGGAGAATTTGGGCAACAAAACGCCTTATGGAATACCTTATGAGCCCAATATTTGGGGTGCGGGATGGGGCATCCAAAACTTTGGAGTGAGACAGTATTTTCTACATACCAGTTTTCCCCAAATATTCCCAAAAACCTATATGCTCAATGCCATGAATTTCATCCTGGGGGTACACCCTGGTATCAATACCTCCTCATTTGCCTCCGGTGTCGGGTCTCGTTCCCTGACTCAAGCCTATGGGGTAAATAGAGGTGATTTTTCCTTTATCCCTGGTGGCATCGGCTCTGGTACCGCCTTGATTCGCCCTGATTTTCCCGAACTGTTGGAATGGCCATTTCTTTGGCAACAGACCGAATATGTGCTGGGTGGGGGTACCACTGATTATTTATTTCTGATTTTGGCCGCGGACGAACTGCTAAATAAACCTTGA
- a CDS encoding glycosyl hydrolase gives MTKIICSSMFLLALSTVKAQYGPVNGNATEEVKVLLDYIHSLDGKILAGQHSYNENPSSFYNKAKEISGKAPAVWGTDFYWNGKDNPGERIVKEAIDKYHEGAIVTLMWHVGQPKHDPPFSWRESVQGEISKKEWDDMLTPGTELFQRWTQQVDQVAVHLKKLQEAKVPILWRPYHEMNGVWFWWGNKKGKDGFVKLWKQLYDRLVNHHRLNNLIWVWNANGPRDIPGDQAYDYKDFYPGHKYVDILATDVYHGDYEQKDYDQLVKLAKGKPIALGEVGQLPRPLVLEAQPKWSWFMVWSNWIETANSPERVKEVYGYDKTITKDEIQFTNER, from the coding sequence ATGACAAAAATTATATGTTCTTCCATGTTTCTTTTGGCATTGTCCACAGTAAAGGCCCAATACGGCCCGGTCAATGGGAATGCCACGGAAGAGGTCAAAGTGCTTTTGGATTACATCCATTCCTTGGATGGGAAAATCCTGGCCGGACAGCACAGTTATAATGAAAACCCAAGCTCCTTTTACAACAAGGCCAAGGAAATCTCTGGAAAGGCCCCTGCGGTCTGGGGAACGGATTTTTACTGGAATGGAAAGGATAATCCTGGAGAGCGGATCGTAAAAGAGGCCATTGATAAATATCACGAAGGGGCCATTGTAACCCTGATGTGGCACGTAGGGCAACCAAAACATGACCCACCCTTTTCTTGGAGAGAAAGCGTACAAGGGGAAATCAGTAAGAAGGAGTGGGACGATATGCTGACCCCTGGTACCGAGTTGTTCCAAAGGTGGACGCAGCAGGTGGACCAAGTGGCCGTACACCTTAAAAAATTACAGGAGGCCAAGGTCCCCATTCTTTGGAGGCCTTATCATGAGATGAACGGCGTTTGGTTTTGGTGGGGCAATAAAAAGGGGAAAGATGGTTTTGTCAAGCTCTGGAAACAGCTCTATGACAGATTGGTGAACCATCACCGATTGAACAATTTGATCTGGGTTTGGAATGCCAACGGACCAAGGGACATACCTGGGGACCAAGCCTATGATTACAAGGATTTTTATCCAGGACACAAGTATGTGGATATATTGGCCACCGATGTCTACCATGGCGATTATGAACAAAAAGATTATGATCAATTGGTAAAACTCGCCAAGGGAAAGCCCATTGCCTTGGGTGAGGTTGGCCAATTACCGAGACCATTGGTTTTGGAAGCGCAACCCAAATGGTCCTGGTTCATGGTTTGGTCCAATTGGATCGAAACCGCCAACTCCCCGGAACGGGTCAAAGAGGTCTATGGTTATGATAAAACAATTACAAAAGATGAGATACAGTTTACCAACGAGCGCTAA
- a CDS encoding glycosidase: MRNNVIIPNFPTKYHKLFKEHQKLVDRKNVMDVKTNGIYNRYKYPIITAEHIPIHWRYDLNMETNPYGLERIGVNAAFNAGAIKWNGKYVLAIRVEGADRKSFFAFAESDNGVDGFTFWDKPMILPQNEEPDVNVYDMRLVKHEDGYVYGIFCTERKDPKASAGDTSAAVANAGIIRSKDLKNWERLPDLISTAKQQRNVTLHPEFVNGKYVVYTRPQDGFILTGSGGGIGLGYVNDMTDPVVKDEVIISNKEYHTVYELKNGQGPSPIKTPDGWLHLAHGVRNTAAGLRYVLYMFMTELEDITRIVHRPGGYLMAPNDQEIIGDVGNVLFCNGWVVEDDGKVFIYYASSDTRMHVATTTIDILVDYCKNTPEDKLHSNKSVEAIIDLIDRNEGLY; the protein is encoded by the coding sequence ATGAGAAATAATGTGATCATCCCAAATTTCCCGACAAAATATCATAAACTCTTTAAAGAACATCAAAAGTTGGTGGATAGAAAAAATGTGATGGACGTAAAGACCAATGGAATTTATAATAGGTACAAATATCCGATCATCACAGCTGAACACATTCCCATCCACTGGCGTTATGATCTGAACATGGAGACCAATCCGTATGGTCTGGAAAGGATCGGTGTCAATGCCGCCTTTAACGCGGGGGCCATTAAATGGAACGGAAAATACGTTTTGGCCATAAGAGTGGAAGGGGCTGACAGAAAATCCTTTTTTGCATTTGCCGAAAGTGATAACGGTGTCGATGGTTTTACATTTTGGGACAAGCCCATGATACTTCCCCAGAACGAGGAACCTGATGTCAATGTCTATGATATGCGTTTGGTGAAACATGAGGACGGTTATGTCTATGGCATTTTTTGTACGGAAAGAAAAGATCCAAAGGCTTCCGCAGGTGATACATCCGCAGCAGTGGCCAATGCAGGTATCATACGGTCAAAGGACCTAAAAAACTGGGAGCGGTTGCCAGACCTCATCTCAACGGCGAAGCAACAGCGCAACGTGACACTGCATCCAGAGTTTGTAAATGGAAAATATGTGGTATACACACGACCGCAAGATGGATTTATCCTTACTGGGTCAGGTGGGGGCATAGGACTTGGCTATGTTAATGACATGACCGACCCTGTGGTCAAGGACGAAGTCATTATCAGTAACAAGGAATACCATACTGTCTATGAATTAAAGAACGGACAAGGACCATCGCCCATCAAAACCCCTGATGGATGGCTCCATTTGGCCCATGGAGTTCGCAATACCGCTGCCGGATTACGTTATGTGCTATATATGTTCATGACGGAACTTGAAGACATTACTAGGATAGTCCATAGACCCGGTGGATATTTAATGGCCCCCAATGATCAAGAAATTATAGGCGATGTCGGGAATGTACTTTTCTGCAACGGATGGGTTGTTGAAGACGATGGAAAGGTCTTTATCTATTATGCTTCGTCCGATACCCGGATGCACGTGGCGACTACGACAATCGATATTTTGGTGGATTATTGCAAGAACACCCCCGAGGACAAATTGCATTCCAATAAATCGGTCGAGGCCATTATTGATTTGATCGATCGAAACGAAGGATTGTACTAG
- a CDS encoding glycoside hydrolase family 26 protein, giving the protein MQSCSSYKKFVDQNTSLTDKALTLDAKLLYHKVNNIKKVGYAFGHQDALAYGIGWKNKGNVFKSDVHEVTGDHPAIHGFEIGHIEKGRVQNLDTVNFDLMKSLIRKAHQEKGIVTISWHPDNPVSQKSAWDTTEAVKYVLKDGPLHPKYRGWLSRVADFLNDLRDKKGNLIPVIFRPYHEMNGSWFWWGEGNCTSAEYRQLWRETVNILSNEFDVHNVLYAYSVNTFRTVEEYLKYYPGDAYVDILGVDIYQHGTVEDFVEALNTDLAILKKIGNDKNKPFALTEAGLNKVPIEDWWTRILDKNIAQYDISWALFWRNAWPSHYFVPYTGATSSSDFVKFKELPHVLFLKDIKKIK; this is encoded by the coding sequence ATGCAATCCTGCAGTTCCTATAAAAAGTTTGTCGATCAAAATACCTCCCTCACCGACAAGGCCCTTACTTTAGATGCTAAGTTGTTATATCATAAAGTCAACAACATAAAGAAAGTAGGGTATGCTTTTGGCCATCAAGATGCCTTGGCCTACGGGATTGGATGGAAAAACAAGGGAAATGTCTTCAAAAGTGATGTCCATGAAGTTACCGGTGACCATCCCGCCATTCATGGTTTTGAAATTGGGCATATAGAAAAAGGCAGGGTCCAAAATTTGGACACGGTCAATTTTGACCTGATGAAAAGCCTCATTCGAAAGGCCCATCAAGAAAAGGGAATTGTGACCATTAGTTGGCACCCCGATAACCCTGTTTCCCAGAAGAGCGCGTGGGATACCACCGAAGCTGTAAAGTATGTGCTCAAGGACGGGCCATTGCATCCAAAATATAGAGGGTGGCTTTCCCGGGTAGCGGATTTTTTAAATGACCTAAGGGATAAAAAAGGGAACCTGATACCAGTGATATTCAGACCCTATCATGAAATGAACGGCAGTTGGTTCTGGTGGGGGGAGGGCAATTGTACTTCAGCGGAATATCGGCAGCTTTGGCGCGAAACTGTTAACATCTTAAGCAACGAATTTGATGTACATAATGTGTTGTATGCCTACTCGGTAAATACTTTTCGGACAGTGGAGGAATACTTGAAATATTATCCTGGGGATGCCTATGTGGATATTTTGGGAGTGGATATATATCAGCATGGTACCGTTGAGGACTTTGTTGAGGCCCTAAATACAGATCTTGCGATATTGAAGAAAATAGGAAATGACAAAAATAAACCCTTCGCACTTACGGAGGCCGGGTTGAACAAGGTTCCTATTGAGGATTGGTGGACACGGATTTTGGATAAAAACATTGCCCAATATGATATTTCTTGGGCCCTGTTTTGGCGGAATGCATGGCCAAGCCACTATTTTGTCCCCTACACAGGAGCAACAAGCAGCTCCGATTTTGTGAAATTCAAAGAGCTTCCCCATGTATTGTTTTTAAAGGATATCAAAAAAATTAAATGA